The nucleotide window TTAACTGACGGCTGGTAGGGTAAAAAGAAACGTGCTGCCCATGCCTAGTTCACTCTCGACCCACAGACGCCCACCCTGGGAGGTAATAAACTCCCGGCTGATACTCAGGCCTAGCCCCGAGCCGCCGCGGTAGCCGGTTTTATCGGGAATCTGGGCGAAGCGCTGAAATATACGCTCGTGGTTAGCGGCTGCGATGCCGGGACCATGGTCCTGCACGCTGACCTGCACCAGGCTACCGGCCGGGGCAGCCCGCACTATCAGGGAGGCTCCGGGTGGGGAGTAGCGGGTGGCGTTGGCCAGCAGGTTGATGAGCACCCAGGTGGTTTTTTCCACGTCGGCACGCACAGCGGGCAGGTCTTCGGGCAGTCGTACATCCAGGCGGAGCTGCTTGTCGGTGAGTTGGGCCTGCACGGTGGCCGTGGCGTAGCCCACCACGTCGGCGAGGCTGGTGGGGCGCAGGTCAAGCTCAACTCCGGCGCCAGCGTCGAGGCGGGACACGTCGAGCAGCTCGGTCACCATGCGCTGCAAACGCTGGGTTTCCTGGCGCACGTCGCCGGTAATGCGCAGGCGCTCCTCGGCCGGCAGCCGCTCGTCGAGCAATAGGCGCAGGTTGATGTTCATACTGGAAAGCGGAGTTTTGAGCTCGTGCGAGACGGTAGCCAGGAAGTTGGACTTGACCTGATCCAGCCTCTTAAAATCTGAGACGTTGCGCAGGGTCAGGATCTGGCCCACAAACTCGGTCTTCTCGGTGGCCTCGTTGAACGACACCAAATCCTGCACCGCCAGGCGGTAAAAGGCTTCCTCCCCGCGCTGACTGATGTGCAACAGTGGGGCTTCGGCCACGGCGGCCGCGCGGTTGGGCGCGTCGAGCGGGCTGAGCATGGTTTGGAGCAAGTCATTGTGCAGGCGCAGCACCGGCGCGGGCTGCCCCACTACTTGCTCCGGGGGCAGCCCCAGCAGCTCGCACATCACGGGGTTGGCCAGTAGAATACGGCGGTGCTCGTCGAGCAGCAGCAGGCCCTCGTCCAGGGTGTTGACGATGCTGGCCGCCCGGTTACGCTCGGTGATTAGCTCGGCGGCCGTGGAAGTGCGGTACTCGCGCAACTGGCTCAGCATGCGGTTGAAGGCCCGGGCCACCTGCCCAAATTCGTCGGTGCTTTCCTGGGGATGCTGGCCGAAAAGTCGCGCTCGGTGGCGTGGTTCAAAGCAGCCGTGAGGCGGCGCAGGGGCTGCACGGCGGCTTCGGGCACGCTGCCCACCAAGCCCAGGGCCAGCAGCGTAGCCAGGGTCAGGAAGACGAGCAGGTTGCGGTTGGCCTCGTCGGCGCGGCGGTTGGCCTGGGCGGTTTTGCGGGTCAGGGCGGCGGTGTTGACTTCCACCATCTGGTAGGTCAGACGGCGCAGCTCGGCCACGGCCGGTGGAGCGGCTACCAAGGCCGCGGGAGCCGGCGCGGCGCTTTGCAGCTGCTGAAGCACCCGCAGGCGCTGCCCTAGCTCCTCAACTACCTCCTGCTCCCCGGCCTCGGTAATGTTGCCGGCTTCTTTGCTTAACGCGGCGGCAAAGCGGGCCGTGGCTACCGTATCGGTCAGGGGCTGGCGGGCCAGTTCATCCAGACTGCGCAGCATCTGCTGGCCCAGGGTGACCGAGTAGAGGTTGGCCGTGAGTACGTCCCGGGAGTTACGGTCGAGCTGCCGCAGGGAGTAGTAGCCGTAGCCGCCGATGCTGAGCAGCAGCAGCAGCATGGCCAGAAATCCCAGGTTGATTTTGGTTTTTAAATTCATTCGCGAAGCGCCGGAAGGCGGAAGGTGTGCTGACTCGACAAAAGGAATGGGCCCGGAACGTCATTCCGAGCCCCGCGAGGAATCTCGCGTGCAATGGTACTCAATGGCTCTGGCAAAGAAGCGACGGAGATGCTTGAGCCGACTTGCGCCTTAGTGAAGCAGAAGGTTCTTTCCTCAACAACGTCAGCACGCGAGATTCCTCGCGGGGCTCGGAATGACGTTCTGGATCTAGCAGAGTCAATTTAGGTACTGCTGACGATGCTTGACACGACGGTGTGTTTTGGCTCTTTAAACCGTAGGCTAATACGTGACCAGATATACGTCCAAGTCCTGACCAGCGCGGGCTACGGCGCGCAGCAGATCCTGAGTTACGCCGCGGCGGCTGAGTTGCTCCCACAGGCTTTTTTTCCGGGTGATGCCACAGACCAGCAGCGTGGCGTTTTTCTCGGCCGCCACTTGCCGGATGGCGCCCACGATGTCGTCGGACTTGACGCGCAGAATCTGGGCGCCCAGCTCGGTAGCCAGCTGCAGGTTGCCCAGCAGGCGGCGCTGGGTGACCAGGTTGATCCGGTCGGCGGCTTCCGAAGTGGTTTGCACGTAGAGCACGTACCAGGCGGCGGCCGAAAACTGGTCGGCCAGGCGGGAGGTTTTGCGGATGATTTCCTTGGCGGCTTGGTCGTTGGCGTTGATGCAGGCCAGCAGCCGGTCGTCGTTGCGGCGCTGGGGGCCACGGCCAGCGTACCGCCGGCGTCGGTTTCTACTTGCCGACTCAGCAACTGGGCCACTTCGCGCACGGCCAGGCGGCGCAGCTGAAGCAGGTTTTCGGCCTGAAAGAAGTTGAGCAGCGCCGTGGGCACCTTGGCCGGGTCGTAGATCTTGCCTTCCTGCAGGCGGGTGCGCAGCTCCCCCACCGTCAAATCCACGTTCACCACCTCGTCGGCCTGCTTGAGGAGCTGGTCCGGAATCCGCTCCGTGACGTCGGTGCCGGTAATTTTGAGGACCTGGTCGTGCAGGCTTTCCAGGTGCTGGACGTTGACGGCCGTAATGACCGAAATGCCCTGGGCCACCAAAAACTCCACGTCCTGCCAGCGCTTATCATGGCGGGAGCCGGGCACGTTGGAATGGGCCAGCTCATCCACGACTACCACCTGGGGGCGGCGTTGCACAATGCCGTCCAGGTCCATTTCCTCCAGGGCCCGCCCCTTGTAAAAGAGCTGCTTACGGGGCAGCAGCGGCAGGCTCGGCAGTTGAGCCACAGTGCCGGCCCGGCCGTGGGTTTCGATGTAGCCCAGGAGCACATCCACGCCGTGCTGGTGCAAGTCGAGGGCTTCCTGGAGCATGCGGTAGGTTTTGCCCACGCCGGCGGCCAGGCCCAGGTACACCTTGAGCGTACCGCGCCGCTTGCCCTGCACCAGGCGCAGAAACCGCTCGGCCGACTGGTCGCGCCGGGCTTGCTCGGAGGATGAACGCATGGCGGAAGCAGGAAAAACGGGTTAAAACGACAGCGCCACGCTGGTCGTCAGGTT belongs to Hymenobacter cellulosilyticus and includes:
- a CDS encoding histidine kinase produces the protein MRSSSEQARRDQSAERFLRLVQGKRRGTLKVYLGLAAGVGKTYRMLQEALDLHQHGVDVLLGYIETHGRAGTVAQLPSLPLLPRKQLFYKGRALEEMDLDGIVQRRPQVVVVDELAHSNVPGSRHDKRWQDVEFLVAQGISVITAVNVQHLESLHDQVLKITGTDVTERIPDQLLKQADEVVNVDLTVGELRTRLQEGKIYDPAKVPTALLNFFQAENLLQLRRLAVREVAQLLSRQVETDAGGTLAVAPSAATTTGCWPASTPTTKPPRKSSAKPPAWPTSFRPPPGTCSTCKPLRKPPTGSTWSPSAACWATCSWLPSWAPRFCASSPTTSWAPSGKWRPRKTPRCWSVASPGKKACGSNSAAAA
- a CDS encoding sensor histidine kinase, with translation MARAFNRMLSQLREYRTSTAAELITERNRAASIVNTLDEGLLLLDEHRRILLANPVMCELLGLPPEQVVGQPAPVLRLHNDLLQTMLSPLDAPNRAAAVAEAPLLHISQRGEEAFYRLAVQDLVSFNEATEKTEFVGQILTLRNVSDFKRLDQVKSNFLATVSHELKTPLSSMNINLRLLLDERLPAEERLRITGDVRQETQRLQRMVTELLDVSRLDAGAGVELDLRPTSLADVVGYATATVQAQLTDKQLRLDVRLPEDLPAVRADVEKTTWVLINLLANATRYSPPGASLIVRAAPAGSLVQVSVQDHGPGIAAANHERIFQRFAQIPDKTGYRGGSGLGLSISREFITSQGGRLWVESELGMGSTFLFTLPAVS
- a CDS encoding MCP four helix bundle domain-containing protein, with protein sequence MNLKTKINLGFLAMLLLLLSIGGYGYYSLRQLDRNSRDVLTANLYSVTLGQQMLRSLDELARQPLTDTVATARFAAALSKEAGNITEAGEQEVVEELGQRLRVLQQLQSAAPAPAALVAAPPAVAELRRLTYQMVEVNTAALTRKTAQANRRADEANRNLLVFLTLATLLALGLVGSVPEAAVQPLRRLTAALNHATERDFSASIPRKAPTNLGRWPGPSTAC